A genome region from Arachis duranensis cultivar V14167 chromosome 6, aradu.V14167.gnm2.J7QH, whole genome shotgun sequence includes the following:
- the LOC107493818 gene encoding uncharacterized protein LOC107493818 yields MAAMANLANTMEANIVATLQAVQRLGQPAGNGNSNGNGEGNANDNAEGNSDNTGGVLMTLATFFMVHPPTFRGSTNPIEVNHWFQGMERALQAQHVPLNQYVEFAAYQLAGEAQPWWQAECHLLQFQNADIPWEVFQTAFYKKYFHKSAREAKEMELMQLKQGSMSVDEYTNKFEELCRFSRVCQGDQETYESWRCVKYQRSLKDNIMTVVTPLEIRVFSNLVNKARVVEEYTKIVAASKDTYGGSSIRGRGKYFRSRGQSFKKGEYAPQGQGGFRKNNQNQFQYAKGRGNQSKNSLDLTCVCCGRFHPYDSCKISLGGCFNCGLPAHIARDCTRRKNQNTGQSQHQGRVFAVNAKDASKADPLMRGICLIGDKSLLALYDTGASHSFISFAKVEKLGLKVSELPFDLHVHTPHQIVMTRSGYRQVGFKLEGRDFVHDLICLPMVGLKMILGFDWLSNNRVLLDCFERTIRFMSEGENGAVVATRCYLNSVMVHCSGEECQGYILLATNALGDAQNLDQILVVRDFPKVFSKDIPEFPPQREIKFAIELVPGARPVSIAPYRMAPIELAELKTQLEELLNKRFIRPSVSPWGAPILLVKKKDGGMHLCVDY; encoded by the coding sequence ATGGCGGCAATGGCGAATCTCGCTAATACCATGGAAGCTAATATTGTTGCGACTCTACAAGCTGTGCAGAGATTGGGCCAACCGGCCGGGAATGGAAATAGCAATGGGAATGGCGAAGGAAATGCCAATGATAATGCTGAGGGTAACAGTGATAACACAGGAGGAGTTTTGATGACCTTGGCAACGTTCTTCATGGTTCATCCGCCAACTTTTCGAGGATCCACAAATCCTATTGAAGTGAACCACTGGTTCCAGGGTATGGAGCGTGCTTTACAAGCGCAACATGTTCCCCTCAATCAGTATGTAGAGTTTGCCGCTTATCAACTAGCAGGAGAGGCCCAGCCCTGGTGGCAAGCTGAGTGTCATTTGCTACAGTTTCAGAATGCCGACATTCCATGGGAGGTGTTCCAAACGGCTTTCTATAAGAAATACTTCCATAAGTCTGCAAGGGAAGCAAAGGAAATGGAGCTAatgcagctgaagcaaggttCCATGTCTGTGGATGAGTACACCAACAAGTTCGAAGAGCTTTGTAGGTTTTCTCGAGTGTGTCAGGGTGACCAGGAGACTTACGAGAGTTGGAGATGCGTTAAGTACCAAAGGAGTTTGAAGGATAACATTATGACTGTTGTGACTCCTTTGGAGATCCGTGTCTTCTCTAACTTAGTGAACAAGGCTAGAGTAGTGGAAGAGTATACCAAGATCGTGGCGGCATCTAAGGACACTTATGGAGGGAGCTCTATTCGGGGGCGTGGCAAGTACTTTCGTTCGAGAGGACAAAGCTTTAAGAAAGGAGAATATGCGCCTCAAGGCCAAGGGGGCTTTAGAAAGAATAATCAGAATCAATTTCAGTATGCTAAGGGAAGAGGAAATCAGAGTAAGAATTCTCTGGATTTGACTTGTGTATGTTGTGGGCGTTTCCATCCTTATGACTCATGCAAAATTAGTTTAGGTGGTTGTTTCAATTGTGGGTTGCCTGCGCACATTGCGAGGGATTGCACTCGTAGGAAGAACCAGAATACGGGCCAGAGTCAGCATCAAGGTCGAGTCTTTGCTGTGAATGCCAAGGATGCTTCCAAGGCGGATCCGTTAATGAGAGGTATATGTCTAATTGGTGATAAATCCTTACTTGCATTATATGATACTGGAGCTTCGCATTCGTTTATTTCATTTGCTAAAGTTGAGAAATTGGGCTTGAAAGTGTCAGAATTACCTTTTGATCTGCATGTGCATACTCCGCATCAAATAGTTATGACTAGGTCAGGTTATAGACAAGTAGGTTTCAAGCTTGAGGGTAGAGACTTTGTGCACGATTTAATCTGTTTACCCATGGTGGGGCTAAAAATGATTTTGGGGTTTGATTGGCTGTCAAATAATCGGGTTTTGTTGGATTGCTTTGAACGAACTATTCGGTTTATGTCGGAAGGAGAGAATGGAGCAGTGGTAGCTACAAGGTGTTACTTGAACTCTGTAATGGTGCATTGTAGTGGGGAGGAGTGTCAGGGTTATATTCTGTTGGCTACTAATGCGTTGGGTGATGCCCAGAACTTAGATCAGATTCTGGTGGTTAGAGATTTTCCAAAAGTATTTTCGAAAGATATCCCTGAGTTCCCACCtcaaagggaaattaaatttgCAATTGAATTGGTGCCGGGAGCCAGACCAGTATCGATTGCGCCGTATAGAATGGCTCCGATAGAACTTGCAGAATTAAAGACTCAGTTGGAAGAGCTTCTTAATAAGAGGTTCATTCGACCGAGTGTATCACCGTGGGGAGCGCCAATtttattggtgaagaagaaagatggaggAATGCATCTGTGTGTGGATTACTGA